The Yersinia intermedia genome window below encodes:
- the dppF gene encoding dipeptide ABC transporter ATP-binding subunit DppF has translation MKKESQISKPLLQAIDLKKYYPVKKGLFAPERLVKALDGVSFTLERGKTLAVVGESGCGKSTLGRLLTMIEIPTGGELYYQGQDLLKPDESAEKLRRQKIQIVFQNPYGSLNPRKKVGQILEEPLQINTKLNSKERREKTLAMMAKVGLKTEHYDRYPHMFSGGQRQRIAIARGLMLNPDVVIADEPVSALDVSVRAQVLNLMMDLQQELGLSYVFISHDLSVVEHIADEVMVMYLGRCVEKGSKEAIFNNPRHPYTQALLSATPRLNPDMRRERIKLTGELPSPMSPPPGCAFNARCRRAFGTCTQLQPQLKQYGDQMVACFAVDQDEAEKAS, from the coding sequence ATGAAAAAAGAATCACAGATATCCAAGCCGCTATTACAGGCTATCGACCTGAAAAAATACTATCCGGTCAAAAAAGGTTTATTTGCGCCAGAGCGTCTGGTTAAAGCACTGGATGGGGTTTCGTTCACCTTGGAGCGGGGCAAAACATTGGCGGTAGTTGGGGAGTCTGGTTGTGGTAAATCCACACTGGGCCGCTTGCTGACCATGATAGAGATCCCAACTGGCGGTGAGCTTTACTACCAGGGCCAGGATTTGCTTAAGCCGGATGAAAGTGCGGAAAAACTGCGGCGTCAGAAGATCCAGATTGTGTTCCAGAACCCTTATGGTTCGCTGAATCCACGTAAGAAAGTGGGGCAGATTCTGGAGGAGCCGCTGCAAATCAATACTAAGCTCAACAGCAAAGAGCGGCGTGAGAAAACATTGGCGATGATGGCGAAGGTCGGCCTAAAAACCGAGCATTATGACCGTTATCCTCATATGTTCTCTGGTGGTCAGCGCCAGCGTATCGCCATTGCCCGTGGGCTGATGTTGAATCCCGATGTAGTGATTGCCGATGAGCCGGTTTCTGCACTGGATGTGTCAGTGCGGGCGCAGGTATTGAACCTGATGATGGATTTGCAGCAGGAACTGGGGCTGTCGTATGTCTTTATTTCCCATGATTTGTCAGTGGTTGAGCACATTGCTGATGAAGTGATGGTGATGTATTTGGGGCGCTGTGTTGAGAAAGGCAGTAAAGAAGCCATTTTTAATAATCCCCGCCACCCTTATACGCAGGCGTTGCTATCTGCTACCCCTCGGTTGAACCCTGATATGCGCCGTGAGCGAATTAAGCTAACGGGCGAGTTACCTAGCCCCATGAGCCCGCCACCGGGTTGCGCGTTCAATGCTCGTTGCCGTCGGGCATTTGGGACTTGTACCCAGTTGCAGCCACAACTGAAGCAATACGGTGATCAAATGGTCGCCTGTTTTGCGGTTGATCAGGATGAAGCTGAAAAAGCCAGTTAA
- the dppA gene encoding dipeptide ABC transporter periplasmic-binding protein DppA, with protein MTISLGKTGILKFGIGLIALTVAASVQAKTLVYCSEGSPEGFNPQLFTSGTTYDASSVPIYNRLVEFKLGTTEIEPGLAEKWEVSPDGKSYTFHLRKGVKWQDNKDFKPTRDLNADDVIYSFMRQKDDKHPYHKVSGGSYEYFQGMGMGDLITNVVKVDDNTVRFELARPESPFLADLAMDFASILSAEYADKMLKAGTPEKVDLNPIGTGPFQLQQYQKDSRILYKAFDGYWGTKPKIDRLVFSITPDASVRYAKLQKNECQVMPYPNPADIARMKEDKTINLMEQPGLNVGYLSFNVEKKPLDNVKVRQALTMAVNKEAIIDAVYQGAGQAAKNLIPPTMWGYNNDVKDYAYDPAKAKELLKEAGLPDGFAIDLWAMPVQRPYNPNARRMAEMIQSDWAKIGVKAKIVTYEWGEYLKRAKDGEHETVMMGWTGDNGDPDNFFATLFSCDAAKQGSNYSKWCYKPFEDVIQPARAESDHDKRVALYKQAQVVMHDQAPALIVAHSTVYEPVRKEVKGYVVDPLGKHHFENVSLD; from the coding sequence ATGACGATTTCCTTGGGAAAAACAGGGATACTGAAATTCGGTATTGGGCTGATTGCACTGACCGTGGCGGCCAGTGTTCAAGCAAAAACATTAGTCTATTGTTCTGAAGGTTCACCTGAGGGTTTCAACCCGCAGCTCTTTACCTCTGGCACAACGTATGACGCCAGCTCAGTGCCCATCTATAACCGTCTGGTTGAATTCAAACTCGGTACTACCGAAATTGAACCGGGTCTGGCTGAAAAGTGGGAAGTTAGCCCAGATGGTAAAAGCTATACTTTCCATCTGCGTAAAGGCGTGAAGTGGCAAGATAATAAAGACTTCAAACCGACCCGCGATCTCAATGCTGACGATGTGATCTACTCCTTCATGCGTCAGAAAGATGACAAACATCCGTACCATAAAGTGTCTGGCGGCAGCTATGAATACTTCCAGGGTATGGGGATGGGTGATTTGATCACCAATGTGGTTAAAGTTGACGACAACACCGTGCGCTTCGAATTGGCGCGTCCTGAATCGCCATTCCTGGCCGATTTGGCGATGGACTTTGCCTCTATCCTGTCTGCTGAATATGCCGACAAGATGCTGAAAGCGGGCACCCCGGAAAAAGTCGATTTGAACCCAATCGGTACCGGCCCATTCCAGTTGCAACAATACCAAAAAGACTCCCGTATTCTGTACAAAGCCTTTGACGGTTACTGGGGCACCAAGCCGAAAATTGATCGCCTGGTGTTCTCTATTACGCCAGATGCGTCAGTCCGTTACGCTAAATTGCAGAAAAATGAATGTCAGGTTATGCCTTACCCGAACCCGGCTGACATTGCTCGCATGAAAGAAGACAAAACCATCAACCTGATGGAGCAACCGGGCTTGAACGTCGGTTACCTCTCCTTCAACGTTGAGAAAAAACCATTGGATAACGTGAAGGTTCGTCAGGCGTTGACCATGGCGGTTAACAAAGAAGCGATTATCGATGCGGTTTATCAGGGCGCTGGCCAAGCTGCTAAGAACCTGATCCCACCAACTATGTGGGGCTACAACAACGACGTGAAAGATTACGCTTACGATCCGGCTAAAGCGAAAGAGCTGTTGAAAGAAGCGGGCCTGCCAGACGGTTTCGCTATCGATCTGTGGGCAATGCCAGTTCAGCGTCCGTACAACCCGAATGCCCGTCGTATGGCTGAAATGATCCAGTCTGACTGGGCGAAAATTGGTGTGAAAGCCAAGATAGTGACTTACGAGTGGGGCGAATACCTCAAGCGTGCTAAAGACGGCGAGCATGAAACAGTGATGATGGGTTGGACCGGGGACAATGGGGACCCAGACAACTTCTTCGCCACTCTGTTTAGCTGTGATGCGGCCAAGCAAGGTTCCAACTACTCCAAATGGTGTTATAAGCCGTTTGAAGACGTGATTCAGCCTGCTCGTGCTGAATCTGATCATGACAAACGTGTCGCACTTTACAAACAAGCTCAGGTTGTTATGCATGATCAAGCTCCGGCGCTGATCGTTGCTCACTCAACCGTGTATGAGCCAGTGCGTAAAGAAGTGAAAGGTTATGTTGTCGATCCGTTGGGTAAACACCATTTCGAGAACGTGTCACTGGATTAA
- the dppC gene encoding dipeptide ABC transporter permease DppC, with protein sequence MSQLTESTVKSAPKPMTPLQEFWHYFKRNKGAVIGLFYIIIMLVIAAGATWLAPHGPAEQFRDALLKPPVWEEGGSWKFLLGTDDVGRDVLSRLMYGARLSLLVGCLVVVLSLVMGVIFGLLAGYFGGIVDAIIMRVVDIMLALPSLLLALVLVAVFGPSIVNASLALTFVALPHYVRLTRAAVLVEVNRDYVTASRVAGAGAMRQMFINILPNCLAPLIVQASLGFSNAILDMAALGFLGMGAQPPTPEWGTMLSDVLQFAQSAWWVVTFPGVAILLTVLAFNLMGDGLRDALDPKLKQ encoded by the coding sequence ATGTCTCAACTTACTGAGTCTACAGTAAAAAGTGCGCCGAAGCCGATGACTCCATTGCAGGAGTTTTGGCACTATTTCAAGCGCAATAAAGGGGCTGTTATCGGCCTGTTCTACATTATTATCATGCTAGTGATTGCCGCCGGTGCTACCTGGCTTGCCCCGCACGGCCCGGCAGAGCAATTTCGTGATGCGTTACTGAAACCGCCGGTCTGGGAAGAGGGGGGCAGTTGGAAATTCCTGCTGGGTACCGATGATGTGGGTCGTGATGTCTTATCTCGCCTGATGTACGGTGCTCGCCTCTCGTTGCTGGTGGGTTGCCTGGTGGTGGTGCTGTCACTGGTGATGGGCGTGATTTTCGGTTTATTGGCCGGTTATTTTGGCGGTATCGTTGATGCCATCATCATGCGTGTTGTCGATATCATGCTGGCACTGCCAAGCCTGTTACTGGCATTAGTGCTGGTGGCGGTATTCGGGCCTTCCATTGTTAACGCCTCATTGGCACTCACCTTTGTGGCCTTACCGCATTATGTCCGTTTAACCCGTGCCGCAGTGCTGGTTGAAGTTAACCGCGACTACGTAACAGCCTCAAGAGTGGCTGGGGCGGGTGCGATGCGCCAGATGTTTATCAATATCCTGCCAAACTGCCTTGCGCCGTTAATCGTGCAGGCTTCTCTCGGCTTCTCTAACGCCATTCTGGATATGGCGGCTCTCGGCTTTCTCGGCATGGGTGCGCAGCCGCCAACACCGGAATGGGGCACCATGCTCTCTGACGTGTTGCAGTTCGCCCAAAGCGCCTGGTGGGTCGTGACCTTCCCCGGTGTGGCGATCTTGCTGACGGTTCTGGCGTTTAACCTGATGGGGGACGGCCTGCGTGATGCTCTCGACCCCAAACTCAAGCAGTAA
- the dppB gene encoding dipeptide ABC transporter permease DppB, which yields MLQFILRRLGLVIPTFIGITLLTFAFVHMIPGDPVTIMAGERGISTERHAQIMAEMGLDKPLYQQYFHYVNGVLHGDLGISLKSRIAVWEEFVPRFKATLELGICAMLFAIAVGIPVGVLAAVKRGSIFDHTAVGISLTGYSMPIFWWGIMLIMLVSVQWNLTPVSGRVSDTVFLDDSLPLTGFMLIDTFVWGEPGDFKDAVMHMILPAIVLGTIPLAVIVRMTRSSMLEVLGEDYIRTARAKGLSRMRVIVVHALRNALLPVVTVIGLQVGTMLAGAILTETIFSWPGLGRWLMDALQRRDYPVVQGGVLLVAIMIILVNLLVDVLYGVVNPRIRHKK from the coding sequence ATGTTGCAGTTCATACTCCGACGTTTGGGGTTAGTTATCCCAACGTTTATCGGCATTACTTTGCTGACCTTTGCTTTTGTCCATATGATCCCGGGTGACCCGGTGACCATCATGGCTGGGGAACGCGGTATCTCCACCGAGCGCCATGCTCAAATCATGGCGGAAATGGGGCTGGACAAGCCTCTCTATCAACAATACTTCCATTATGTGAATGGCGTATTACATGGCGACCTCGGCATCTCGCTGAAAAGCCGTATTGCTGTCTGGGAAGAGTTCGTCCCACGCTTTAAAGCGACACTGGAACTGGGGATCTGCGCGATGCTATTTGCTATCGCGGTGGGTATTCCGGTGGGGGTGCTGGCGGCAGTTAAACGCGGTTCAATATTCGATCACACCGCTGTTGGGATCTCCCTTACCGGCTATTCGATGCCTATCTTCTGGTGGGGCATCATGCTGATTATGTTGGTCTCGGTCCAATGGAACCTGACCCCGGTATCCGGGCGCGTCAGTGATACGGTGTTCCTTGATGACAGCCTGCCGTTGACCGGTTTTATGCTGATTGACACCTTTGTTTGGGGTGAACCGGGTGATTTCAAAGACGCGGTGATGCATATGATTTTGCCTGCCATCGTTTTAGGGACTATCCCTCTTGCCGTTATCGTGCGTATGACTCGCTCCTCAATGCTGGAAGTCTTGGGTGAAGATTATATCCGTACTGCGCGGGCGAAAGGCCTGAGCCGCATGCGGGTGATTGTGGTCCATGCACTGCGTAATGCCTTGCTGCCGGTGGTTACCGTGATTGGTTTACAGGTTGGTACCATGCTGGCTGGTGCAATTCTGACCGAAACCATCTTCTCCTGGCCGGGGTTAGGGCGCTGGCTGATGGATGCCTTGCAACGCCGTGATTACCCCGTGGTACAGGGGGGCGTGTTGCTGGTCGCAATCATGATTATTTTAGTTAACTTGCTGGTAGATGTGCTCTATGGCGTAGTTAACCCGCGTATTCGTCACAAGAAATAA
- the dppD gene encoding dipeptide ABC transporter ATP-binding protein encodes MALLNVDKLSVHFGDEGAPFKAVDRISYSIEQGQVVGIVGESGSGKSVSSLAIMGLIDYPGKVMADKLEFNGRDLTKISEKERRQLVGSEVAMIFQDPMTSLNPCYTVGFQIMEALKVHQGGNRKTRHQRAVDLLTLVGIPDPASRLDVYPHQLSGGMSQRVMIAMAIACRPKLLIADEPTTALDVTIQAQIIELLLELQQRENMALLLITHDLALVAEAAHHIIVMYAGQVVETGKASEIFRAPRHPYTQALLRALPEFAQDKARLASLPGVVPGKYDRPDGCLLNPRCPYANDRCRREEPELLGPAGRQVKCHTPLDDAGRPTL; translated from the coding sequence ATGGCACTTTTAAATGTAGATAAATTGTCGGTGCACTTCGGTGACGAAGGTGCGCCGTTCAAGGCCGTAGACCGTATTAGCTACAGCATTGAGCAAGGGCAGGTGGTAGGGATTGTGGGTGAATCCGGTTCCGGTAAGTCGGTCAGTTCACTGGCGATTATGGGGCTGATTGATTACCCCGGCAAAGTGATGGCTGACAAGCTGGAATTTAATGGCCGTGACCTGACCAAGATTTCTGAGAAAGAACGGCGTCAGTTAGTGGGTTCGGAAGTGGCAATGATCTTCCAAGACCCGATGACCAGTTTGAACCCGTGCTATACCGTCGGTTTTCAGATTATGGAAGCGCTGAAGGTGCATCAGGGTGGCAACCGTAAAACCCGCCATCAGCGGGCGGTAGATTTGCTGACTCTGGTGGGCATTCCTGATCCCGCTTCACGGCTGGATGTGTATCCGCATCAGCTTTCCGGTGGGATGAGCCAGCGCGTGATGATCGCCATGGCCATTGCCTGTCGGCCTAAACTGCTGATTGCCGATGAGCCTACTACCGCACTGGATGTGACCATTCAGGCCCAGATCATTGAATTGCTGCTGGAGTTACAGCAGCGTGAAAATATGGCGCTGTTGTTGATAACCCATGATCTGGCACTGGTGGCCGAGGCCGCTCATCATATTATTGTGATGTATGCCGGTCAGGTAGTGGAAACCGGTAAAGCCTCGGAAATCTTCCGTGCACCGCGTCATCCGTATACGCAGGCATTGCTGCGTGCACTGCCTGAGTTTGCGCAGGATAAAGCGCGGCTGGCGTCATTACCGGGTGTAGTACCAGGTAAGTATGACCGCCCTGACGGGTGCCTGCTGAACCCACGTTGCCCGTATGCCAATGATCGCTGCCGCCGCGAAGAACCAGAACTGCTGGGGCCAGCGGGGCGTCAGGTTAAATGTCATACACCGCTCGATGATGCGGGGAGGCCGACCTTATGA
- a CDS encoding MFS transporter produces the protein MWSFLKSRDNVPPVTDQAQIDSSYKYWRIQLMWTMYIGYAAFYFTRKSFNFIMPAMLSDLGLTMSDVGILGTLFYITYGCSKFISGMISDRSNPRYFMGIGLVMTGVINILFGMSSSLLVFGSLWILNAFFQGWGWPPCSKILTSWYSRSERGGWWAMWNTSHNFGGALIPLLVGFISLHFSWRYGMIIPGIIGVVIGLLMCWRLRDKPSTMGLPSVGKWRNDAMELVQESEGQGLSNKEIVKRYVLTNKYIWLLAVSYVLVYIVRTAINDWGNLYLTQEKGYSLMTANSAISLFEVGGFIGSLVAGWGSDKWFRGNRGPMNLIFAIGIFLSVASLWIMPGVSYILQAGCFFAIGFFIFGPQMLIGMAAAECSHKDAAGAATGFVGLFAYLGAALSGYPIARVMEVWHWNGFFVVISIAACLSAFFLLPFLRAQSPELKQAQA, from the coding sequence ATGTGGTCTTTCCTCAAAAGCCGCGATAACGTGCCGCCAGTCACGGATCAAGCGCAAATTGATTCGTCTTATAAATATTGGCGTATTCAACTAATGTGGACGATGTATATCGGCTACGCCGCATTCTATTTCACCCGTAAAAGCTTTAACTTCATCATGCCCGCAATGCTTAGCGATTTAGGGCTGACCATGTCGGATGTCGGGATTTTAGGCACACTCTTTTATATAACGTATGGGTGCTCTAAATTTATCTCCGGCATGATAAGTGACCGCTCAAACCCGCGCTACTTTATGGGCATTGGGTTGGTTATGACCGGGGTTATCAATATTCTGTTTGGCATGAGCTCGTCACTGTTAGTGTTTGGCTCTTTGTGGATCCTTAATGCTTTCTTCCAAGGCTGGGGTTGGCCACCTTGTTCCAAAATCCTAACCAGTTGGTATTCGCGCTCAGAACGCGGCGGTTGGTGGGCGATGTGGAATACTTCGCATAACTTTGGTGGTGCGCTGATTCCCCTGCTGGTTGGCTTTATTTCTCTGCACTTTAGCTGGCGCTACGGCATGATTATCCCCGGTATTATCGGTGTAGTGATCGGTTTACTGATGTGTTGGCGCTTGCGCGACAAGCCGAGCACGATGGGGCTGCCGAGTGTGGGTAAGTGGCGCAATGACGCGATGGAATTGGTTCAGGAATCTGAAGGCCAAGGTCTATCAAATAAAGAGATTGTGAAGCGTTATGTGTTAACTAACAAATATATCTGGTTGCTGGCGGTATCTTACGTACTGGTTTATATCGTTCGTACTGCTATCAATGACTGGGGTAACCTTTATTTGACGCAAGAGAAAGGTTATTCATTGATGACGGCCAACTCGGCGATTTCACTGTTCGAAGTCGGGGGCTTTATTGGTTCGCTGGTGGCGGGTTGGGGTTCTGATAAGTGGTTCCGTGGTAACCGTGGGCCAATGAACTTGATATTTGCTATTGGTATTTTCCTCTCGGTGGCATCGTTGTGGATTATGCCCGGTGTCAGTTACATCTTGCAGGCAGGGTGTTTCTTTGCCATTGGCTTCTTCATTTTCGGCCCGCAGATGTTAATTGGTATGGCTGCCGCTGAATGCTCACATAAGGATGCTGCGGGAGCTGCTACGGGCTTTGTTGGGTTGTTCGCCTACTTAGGTGCAGCTTTATCCGGTTACCCGATTGCCCGCGTGATGGAGGTTTGGCACTGGAATGGTTTCTTTGTGGTTATTTCCATTGCGGCCTGTTTATCTGCTTTCTTCTTGCTACCATTCCTGCGGGCGCAATCGCCAGAGTTAAAGCAAGCGCAAGCCTGA
- the eptB gene encoding kdo(2)-lipid A phosphoethanolamine 7''-transferase has protein sequence MDRVKYLSQQSISLLLAVYIGIFLNISVFYRRFDSFSQGIQGIKVVSAIIEVMAIILFTFFVMRVVSLGGRWFYRVIATLLVLISVAASYYMTFFNVVIGYGIVISVLTTDTDLSKEVIGLHFVIWMVLVSALPLLLIWKNTLRLTLLEQFLTPGQRIKPVLLMAVTVALVWLPLRYLDNVQDANEQLKTVDLPSYGGVVAHSYLPSNWLAALGLYAYTQYNESYDAATLYNPTEHHTYVAPAGIDDTYVVFIIGETTRWDHMGLLGYPRDTTPRLSKEKNLVAFRGTSCDTSTKLSLRCMFVREGGTENNPQRTLKEQNVFTVMKSLGFTSELFAMQSEIWFYNNANTDNYSFRELIASEKRNDDKPVDDMLLVDELKESLGRYPIGKHLVILHTKGSHYLYSQRYPRSYARYQPECMGVDDFCSKQQLVNAFDNSVLYTDSFIANVIDQVRDKKALVFYASDHGESIDDNSHFHGTPREMAPPEQFRVPLMVWASDKFLAQPDHLTAFEQLQAEQRVGKTHRQVELFDSIMGCLGYTSPDGGINAQNNWCQAPGRPAK, from the coding sequence ATGGACAGAGTTAAATATTTATCACAGCAAAGCATTTCTTTGTTGTTGGCTGTTTATATTGGTATTTTCCTGAATATATCTGTCTTTTATCGTCGTTTTGACTCCTTTAGCCAAGGTATCCAAGGCATAAAAGTCGTATCTGCTATCATCGAAGTGATGGCCATTATTCTGTTTACCTTTTTTGTTATGAGGGTGGTTTCCCTCGGTGGCCGATGGTTTTACCGTGTTATTGCCACCCTGCTGGTACTCATTTCTGTCGCCGCCAGCTATTACATGACTTTTTTCAATGTGGTCATCGGCTACGGCATTGTTATTTCGGTGTTGACCACCGATACAGATTTGTCAAAAGAAGTCATCGGGCTACATTTTGTCATTTGGATGGTGCTGGTCAGTGCATTGCCGCTGCTACTTATCTGGAAAAACACCCTACGGCTCACCTTACTTGAGCAATTTTTGACGCCAGGGCAGCGGATTAAACCTGTTTTGTTGATGGCGGTTACTGTGGCGCTGGTTTGGTTGCCATTGCGCTATCTGGATAATGTACAAGATGCTAATGAGCAACTAAAAACGGTGGATTTACCAAGTTACGGCGGCGTAGTTGCTCACTCATATTTGCCCTCTAACTGGTTGGCGGCATTAGGTTTATATGCTTATACCCAATATAATGAGAGCTATGATGCGGCAACATTATATAACCCGACTGAACACCATACTTATGTTGCTCCAGCTGGCATTGATGACACCTATGTTGTGTTTATCATCGGTGAAACGACGCGCTGGGATCATATGGGGCTGCTGGGATACCCGCGTGATACCACCCCCCGCTTGAGTAAAGAGAAAAATTTAGTCGCTTTCCGTGGCACATCTTGTGATACCTCAACCAAACTTTCATTGCGCTGTATGTTTGTACGTGAAGGTGGCACGGAAAATAATCCGCAGCGCACGCTGAAAGAGCAAAATGTATTCACGGTGATGAAATCATTGGGCTTCACTTCTGAACTGTTCGCCATGCAGAGCGAAATCTGGTTCTACAACAATGCGAACACTGACAATTACTCGTTCCGTGAATTGATTGCTTCAGAGAAGCGTAACGATGATAAACCGGTAGATGACATGCTACTGGTTGATGAATTAAAGGAATCACTTGGGCGCTATCCGATAGGTAAGCATTTGGTAATATTGCATACCAAAGGCTCACATTATCTCTATTCCCAGCGCTATCCTCGCAGTTATGCCCGCTATCAGCCTGAATGTATGGGCGTTGATGACTTTTGCAGTAAACAGCAACTGGTGAATGCTTTTGATAACAGTGTGTTGTACACCGACTCGTTTATCGCAAATGTGATTGATCAGGTGCGTGATAAGAAGGCTTTGGTGTTCTATGCCTCGGATCATGGCGAGTCAATCGACGATAACTCCCACTTCCACGGAACCCCCCGTGAAATGGCACCCCCTGAGCAGTTCCGGGTGCCATTGATGGTCTGGGCCTCGGACAAATTCCTGGCACAACCGGATCACCTCACGGCTTTTGAGCAACTACAGGCTGAGCAGCGGGTGGGTAAGACCCATCGTCAGGTTGAATTGTTTGATTCTATTATGGGTTGTTTAGGTTATACCTCACCAGATGGTGGCATTAATGCCCAGAATAACTGGTGTCAGGCACCGGGGCGGCCTGCAAAATAA
- the uhpB gene encoding signal transduction histidine-protein kinase/phosphatase UhpB — protein sequence MMQRFIMLLALFFIYITAAFCLWSVGTQLVDRPLQALLLFPFGLRMGILLQSPRQYWPGILLGDALLWWLLTDQFGYPYSLLWAAIPLLLATTLLAVIASPWLLRNQKSGSEWQWPLMQGVVIFGAALIQALGWQINSEQGAMALLLGLVGGFTIAPICLLLWHYLARQIWTPLEPGLIHKPINLRLRHILWYLLLFALSIWLQHHVTESDLYLFAPFCLAIPIVFMSYRYGWQGAVVATLLNGMVLLINTPAELDSHRDVLLSLLAQSLTGLLLGAGIQRQRELNYQLQLRLNENRELAKALVVAEEHARRDVARELHDEVGQTVTVIRTQASIIKRLTTQPQVLTSAEMVETLALRVYDGVHDVLAKLWPAALNNLPLSAAIAALMRELIPQDQSVIGVLNWQLSDTDMDETLKITLYRICQEGVTNAYRHGTASRIEIDAQQNDQRITLTIRDNGKGVDLATLTPGYGLRGMQSRVSALGGDFTLSVDNGTCLNATLPTVSSSANEN from the coding sequence ATGATGCAGCGTTTTATTATGCTGCTGGCACTATTCTTTATTTATATCACTGCAGCTTTCTGTTTATGGTCCGTTGGCACTCAATTGGTTGATCGGCCATTGCAGGCACTACTGCTATTCCCGTTTGGCTTGCGGATGGGCATTTTATTGCAAAGCCCACGTCAATATTGGCCGGGCATTTTGTTGGGGGATGCTCTGCTGTGGTGGCTGCTGACCGATCAGTTTGGCTATCCTTATAGCTTGTTGTGGGCTGCTATTCCCTTACTGTTAGCGACCACTTTATTGGCGGTTATCGCTTCCCCTTGGCTGTTGCGTAATCAGAAAAGCGGCAGTGAATGGCAATGGCCGTTGATGCAAGGTGTGGTGATCTTTGGTGCTGCATTGATACAAGCATTAGGATGGCAAATTAACAGTGAACAGGGTGCTATGGCGCTGTTATTGGGGTTGGTTGGTGGCTTTACCATCGCGCCGATTTGCCTGCTGTTGTGGCACTATTTGGCGCGTCAAATCTGGACTCCCCTGGAACCGGGGCTGATTCATAAACCTATTAATCTGCGTTTGCGTCATATCCTGTGGTATCTGCTGCTATTTGCCTTGAGCATTTGGCTGCAACATCATGTCACCGAGTCAGATTTGTATCTGTTTGCGCCGTTCTGTTTGGCAATCCCGATTGTATTTATGTCTTATCGCTATGGTTGGCAAGGGGCGGTGGTCGCCACATTGCTCAATGGCATGGTGTTATTGATCAATACGCCAGCAGAATTAGACTCACACCGTGATGTGTTGTTGTCGTTATTGGCGCAGAGTTTGACCGGCTTATTATTAGGCGCGGGGATCCAGCGCCAGCGCGAGCTAAATTACCAATTACAGTTACGACTTAATGAAAATCGTGAGTTGGCTAAAGCATTGGTGGTGGCCGAAGAACATGCCCGCCGTGATGTTGCACGTGAACTGCATGATGAGGTTGGGCAGACTGTGACGGTTATCCGAACTCAAGCCAGTATTATCAAACGGTTAACTACCCAACCACAGGTTTTGACCAGTGCTGAAATGGTCGAGACGCTGGCGTTGCGGGTTTACGATGGTGTTCATGATGTTTTGGCGAAACTGTGGCCGGCGGCATTAAATAATCTGCCCTTATCGGCGGCCATTGCTGCATTGATGCGTGAGCTTATTCCGCAGGACCAGTCGGTGATAGGGGTGCTTAACTGGCAACTCAGTGATACTGATATGGATGAAACACTGAAAATCACTCTATACCGTATCTGTCAGGAGGGCGTGACCAATGCCTATCGTCATGGTACTGCCAGCCGGATTGAAATTGATGCACAGCAGAATGATCAGCGGATAACACTGACTATTCGCGACAATGGAAAAGGTGTTGATTTAGCCACATTAACCCCAGGTTATGGGTTAAGAGGCATGCAGTCGCGCGTCAGTGCTTTAGGGGGCGATTTTACGCTGAGTGTCGATAACGGGACGTGTTTAAATGCGACCTTGCCCACAGTTTCTTCGTCTGCTAATGAAAACTAA
- the uhpA gene encoding transcriptional regulator UhpA — translation MTYRVAFIDDHDIVRSGFAQLLSLEDDIQVVGEFSSAKQARVGLPSLQANICICDISMPDESGLDLLKDLPSGMGVIMLSMHDSPALVEMALERGARGFLSKRCKPEDLVSAVRTVGSGGVYLMPEIAQQLARIAVDPLTRREREVALLLAQGMEVREIAESLGLSPKTVHVHRANLFSKLGVSNNVELAKQVLNL, via the coding sequence ATGACTTACCGTGTTGCCTTTATTGATGATCATGACATTGTGCGCTCAGGTTTTGCCCAGCTACTTTCTCTGGAAGACGATATTCAGGTGGTAGGAGAGTTTAGTTCGGCAAAACAGGCACGCGTCGGGTTACCTAGCCTACAGGCGAATATCTGTATTTGTGATATCTCGATGCCTGATGAGAGTGGTTTAGATTTACTGAAAGACCTCCCCTCAGGAATGGGGGTCATTATGCTCTCGATGCATGACAGCCCGGCACTAGTGGAAATGGCGTTGGAGCGCGGTGCGCGGGGGTTTCTATCCAAACGTTGTAAGCCAGAAGATCTGGTTTCGGCTGTCCGTACCGTGGGCAGTGGCGGCGTCTATCTGATGCCTGAAATCGCCCAACAATTGGCACGTATTGCTGTTGATCCCTTAACTCGACGTGAGCGAGAAGTTGCTTTGTTGTTGGCGCAAGGAATGGAAGTGCGCGAGATAGCAGAGTCACTGGGCCTGTCACCGAAAACCGTGCATGTCCATCGCGCTAATTTGTTTTCCAAGCTCGGTGTCAGTAATAACGTCGAGTTGGCTAAGCAGGTATTGAATCTATGA